A DNA window from Mastomys coucha isolate ucsf_1 unplaced genomic scaffold, UCSF_Mcou_1 pScaffold21, whole genome shotgun sequence contains the following coding sequences:
- the Lrrc10b gene encoding leucine-rich repeat-containing protein 10B translates to MGIAESTPDELPSDAEEQLRSGEQQLELSGRRLRRLPSAVCALSRLQKLYVSGTGLRELPEEIEELRELRILALDFNKLERLPDGLCRLPRLTRLYLGGNRLLALPSDFAQLQSLRCLWIEGNFLRRFPRPLLRLVALQSLQMGDNRLRALPAELPRMTGLRGLWLYGNRFEEFPPALLRMGRLHILDLDRNRLGGFPDLHPLRALRVFSYDHNPVTGPPRVADTVFLVGEGAVERMAERDEPIPRPPARRPARAFEDEEEEDLLIGGAGPRALGPARDSLRALEAPPGLGT, encoded by the coding sequence ATGGGCATCGCAGAGTCCACGCCGGACGAGCTGCCGTCGGACGCCGAGGAGCAGCTGCGCAGCGGCGAGCAGCAGCTGGAGCTGAGCGGGCGGCGGTTGCGGCGGCTGCCCAGCGCCGTGTGCGCCCTGAGCCGCTTGCAGAAGCTGTACGTGAGCGGCACCGGGCTGCGCGAGCTGCCCGAGGAGATCGAGGAGCTGCGTGAGCTACGCATCCTGGCGCTCGACTTCAACAAGCTGGAGCGCCTGCCCGACGGCCTGTGTCGCCTGCCGCGCCTCACGCGCCTCTACCTGGGCGGCAACCGTTTGCTGGCGCTGCCATCCGACTTTGCGCAGCTGCAGAGCCTGCGCTGCCTCTGGATCGAAGGCAACTTCCTGCGGCGCTTTCCGCGGCCGCTCTTGCGCCTGGTGGCGCTGCAATCGCTGCAGATGGGCGACAACCGGCTGCGCGCACTGCCCGCCGAGCTGCCGCGCATGACGGGCTTGCGTGGCCTCTGGCTCTACGGCAATCGCTTCGAAGAGTTCCCGCCCGCGCTGTTGCGCATGGGCCGGCTGCACATCCTCGACCTCGACCGCAACCGCCTGGGCGGCTTCCCCGACCTGCACCCGCTGCGTGCGCTCCGAGTTTTCTCCTACGACCACAACCCAGTCACTGGACCCCCGCGGGTGGCAGACACCGTTTTCCTAGTGGGCGAGGGAGCCGTCGAGCGCATGGCTGAGCGCGACGAACCCATCCCTCGGCCGCCAGCCCGGCGTCCAGCCCGGGCCtttgaggatgaggaggaagaagacctGCTCATAGGAGGCGCAGGACCCAGAGCCCTGGGGCCCGCCAGGGACAGCCTCCGAGCCTTGGAAGCCCCTCCAGGATTGGGCACCTGA